GAAACGCTAAAAAGAAATTAAGAAGGACTAATGTCGCTTCAAATCCACCAAGAGTAATCAAAAGGAAAACCCCTATCCCATTAATGAACCTCTCTAATGCTGAAACACAAAGAACATCTAATGGCAAAACTACAGAGGAAGTAGACACCGCCTATAGTGATGCATTCAGCGGCCAACTGCTGGAGAGTCAACAACTTCCTGTGGCCTCTAATGACAACACACCTTTTGAGCTTGGGGGCGGGGACTTGGGTTTTCCAGAGGCTGGTTACCCTGAGAGCAAGGATCTTAACTTTAACAGAGAACTCAGGAAGACTTTTGTGGTGACGAGGGATGGGTCCCCGTGGGAAAACTTCTCACCAGATATCAGTACTGGAGCCAGCATCCTGACGCCATCTTCAGCATCTCCGCGTGGGTCAGAAGGACAACAAGATGCCTCAGTTGCAAGTTCACCGAGGCAGGTTTCGGAAGCCACTCTGCACAGGTTCTCCGGTCCTAATTACTGTGACAAGGTAGATGTTTCGGATCAGACCCATTTGCCACGCAAGCGTCCCTACGAGGAAGTTCAGGGGCACGAGGCCACCTGTTCCAATGGGATAAGAGCAGCATGGAGTGAGCAATCAGCATGTCCTTTCAACGTCAGAAAGAAGAAAGTAGAGAAGAGTAGGCACCAACAGAGCTACAGCCCTCAAGGGTACGGGCCTCAAGATCAGGAACTGCCACCTCACCAGGACGACACGCAAACAGGAAAGGTTGTTCTGGACGGTACACACAAAAAGTCAATTTTGTCTCTCAGAACCAGCAGAGTAGCTGCTGGTACGTACAACGAGGAGTCGCCTCAACACATCGCTGAGACGGTCGATGTCTCTCCGGATACTTGGGTTCCTAAAAGGCTCCCACCACCGTCCCGTTCCAAAAAGAGCAACAGTAAGAAGATCTTTTCCACTTCCTCCGGCACAACAAGGAAAAACTTTGTGGCCTTCGACAACAAAAGGATGTCAGATGTCCTCGCGAGCGACGGGGGGATGGACCAGTGTCTTACGAGCCTGCTGCTGGATGAGAGGCCGCCATGGGAGACCCCAGATGTCAGCCTCAGGGCTCTGGATATGGAGGACCACTATGTCCCTACTCCCAAGAAAGCCGTCTTGGCCACGGTGACGGGGTTGAAGGAGCCGCCGCCAAATACAGTCAACACTTTCACAGGTTAGGTGGTCCTCATAATGTCCATCCTACATGTTGGTGTTGGGTATATTGTATGGTGAGGATTTCTTATGATTCTTAGGTTTTCTTATTTCCTTTCTTCGATTGATTCTAAGCTAggcacaaaaagtaaggacaTTTTTGTTTGGtaaattatttcattttaacaacgctttttggcaataatgttgtgttgttgaaTCCTCCGACGcgagccttccgagttgcacttttgacattatttccggtctcggagcatttatagcgttcccgttcgtctttgtgattgtgacatgaaattggctagtcgttgtttattgttagctacattagcctctttagcaaaccagcccgaaacaAGGTCACATAtcaaggtggacacgcccacctgtgatgtcataagggacagatttccaaaacggcttgtaacggctaatcaaccCACACCTgtgcatgtcatgggacctatAAAGGATTAGTGGTGCAAGGTGTAATGGAATGTTGTGCATTTGATTTTGCGATTGTAGTTGAAAATGCAATGTGTTCTGTTCAAATCGGTTATTTTAGCAAGAAGAGGTTtaagcagtttttttttaatgtccgTTACCAACACCATTACAGACAGTGGAGAAGTCGGTGGCCGAACCAGAAGAACAAAGGCATCTGTGAACTACAAGGAGCCCAGCATAACATGGTAAGGACCACACCTCCATAACACTGGTGGAAAACCTCTCAGATTGCAGTCAAAATTGAATTGCACTAATAAAATATTGGGATCTTACAGCAAATTGAGGCGCGGAGACCGTCACACGGACACCGGTCTCCTGATTGCTCCTATTTAtaaggaaaaaaagaagaagaaacggACCAAGATGGCGAACAAGCAAAGACCAGAAAGCAGTCTTAGTTTAGGTTTTTTAGTAGATGAAAGTGAAAACCCTGTTTGATTTTCTGTGTAGTTCTTATCTAAGTTGAGCGTTGACTGcatttctctgaaaataatagaTAATCAACAAATAATACGATGAATGGATATTGTTCTTgcaattaaaggcccactatgcaacttcgggcatttcttggctgttttcttggttttggcacgcacatttctctacacagcgccccctacagcttcgtagtagatatttcacaacactgtcgtaacaactcgttgacgacccttccccatgcagttctacgcgagccatgtgcatttgttttcaaagaagccggcgaatgcgtggagccatgtccgaagtagatgttcataaagtgtaggcaaggttatacatttttaaaaaggtgtatttgtattgcaataaacataaatccatccttttttatagttgacggggagaatgtatatcctagattataattgttatatcttaggttgaacagaacaatcagtgtaagaggtttggcttgtatctgggggacgagacggacgaacagcaaaacacccatggaaacaaaggtgtttatatggttgcaagctagaaacatacagggctcacaacaaaacggtcgagaaacaatttttacagggctcacaacaaaatggttgagcaaatacatttgtacagagactatcaacatcaagaataccacgaagacaaagttcacccaaaggtactttcaatttcaaaagcaacacggccgagtcggcgtctgatttgcagtctttttctttcagttcacgctattcctgaaaagcttgctcaacgtttactcgtgtctggcctctctgtcggtcagtctcccttttctcttcttctgttcctccgacattgggtttctctgtctctttttagtcggctgatctatgatgaatataacaatcccttagttacttgtgtttatatcgagccggttccgcgtttgggggtctgtgccgtaaagcaccaacgcccggagttcagaactttcaacgctccaacgcgtgacgcttagccacgatagccaatcagcgtggagcttggcccgacatcaccgacagagagtagtgacccttgcacagaagcatacggccgacatctttctttattctgggggtggaaatactagtaacatagttacgccattaaatgcgtttatggaaacatttttagcgagaaatgtgcattttactttcataatgttcgctcggtgaatgtgaaggatgtttggtttgatagttatgacgaagagtgaacgctccgttcacttgcatcgactgagtctctggttgctaagcaacctcaacgtcttggcggactatttctctgtttagttagcccaagtgaaggagttcaagtacatcggggtcttgttcgcgagtgagggtactatggagcgtgagattggccggagaatcagagcagcgggggcggtattgcgttcgctttaccgcaccgttgttacgaaaagagagctgagccgcaaggcaaagctctcgatctaccggtcgatcttcgttcctatccttacctatggtcatgagggttgggtgatggccgaaaggacgagatcgcgggtacaagcggccgagatgagttttctcagaagggtggctggcgtctcgggatagggtgagaagctcagtcatccgtgaggaactcggattagagccgctgctcctttacttagaaaggagtcagctgaggtggttcgggcatctggcaaggatgcccactgggcgcctccattgggaggtgtttcaggcacgtccagtggggaagagacctcggggaagaccctggactaggtggagacctcggggaagaccctggactaggtggatagattatatctcaacactggcctgggaatgcctcgggatccccccgtcagaactggtcaatgtggcccgggaaagggaagtctggagccccctgcttgagctgctccccccgcgacccgaccccgggtaaacggatgacgatgagatgagatcgttatttatatccgagattatttaatctaacccgatctaaactatcatgcacccaaacacggcggcgtttgggtttcctacctcggactctagcgcagccacaggcgcgttgggcgcgttgaaccatttttgtgacacacaatgatcaagcgtcaggttaggcgcgttactcgcgttatcgaacgcgagtaacgcggttggtgtggccgtaccattagtcgattgatccatgatgaatgcaacaattgcctcgcaactggctgtttatatctagccggtgccatgtttgggtgtgtgtctgtgccgtaaagcattttcgaaactacaatctgactacattttcgaggatacttccgttgcgtcacatccggattgtgtcggtccgaacagagcaagttgcatatgcgctttttcactggagaggcgacatgggtaaatgacacacccaccaatcgacccagaaatggatgcagaaccatcagcataactctcaacctgcatacttaatgtaattttggctaaaaaagttgcatagtgggcctttaacactCACTTTTagttgttttgttctttgagTTTCTTTGTTGCCATGTTTGTAATAGGCAAAGAGTTTCGTACAGGATGGGGTGTAAATTATTAACTCTTAAGCTGTTCACCTGAGAAGTCTGTGTTGCTGTTGGCCGGAACTAGCAGTAGGTCATAGGCGGTTTTATGATATTCGGGTTTGGAGAAATTTGGTTTTATGCCTTACTTTATTTTTGGGACATCCATGTGAATGGAATAACATTAACCATAAACCTATTTTTGTGTAACAGTTGTTTATCCAATAGATAGAATTGTGCATTGAATTCATTAAATGTATGGTTTTTCTTTATACAAATGTAGTGAAGTTCTTCATGACACAGTGGATAAGGGGCCTGTATTGTTAGTGGTAAACTCTGTTCAATGAACtaaatagctgtgtgtgtgtgtgtgtgtgtgtgtgtgtgtgtgtgtgtgtgtgtgtgtgtgtgtgtgtgtgtgtgtgtgtgtgtgtgtgtgtgtgtgtgt
The window above is part of the Gadus morhua chromosome 20, gadMor3.0, whole genome shotgun sequence genome. Proteins encoded here:
- the sgo2 gene encoding uncharacterized protein sgo2; its protein translation is MSSGIKMTTIKFSKQTDLGVLASKIKNKMLNSSSFFKISLKTNNRALAGALQAQREKSNNLQMEIIGLLKQVDALLFERASMRYKHKQLVLMVKELRSTTMHQLCSMADILSSEDDDCNNQQDDADGGDVENKSLLPCQPQPLTEAHHSPIKTLVDLTNTIGGVQGQPSNDMKIDKEGENTSDEAVQLARWRTTSQTSSLREDVEQYSRTQPGRDSHSMLPSCPQNSHTPAAVVASENKRLSVSVDLQKSSAQELTTASNNNNTTTTSNNDNDHRGGQEVTLLLNTTMEMTVRDATEIIIVDTKKKSRNTNEPKIKDQAAPVVKAKKEKKRNKKPGRPEDRDSTECGLVETQHVHTAALPLSEDRTEEASGTHKVVSRIPRFGKAKACDGPNTIQKKPQSYPSIALPEYSGCDVVEPDRHVPTVREDARWSPNHVFSEDGNAKKKLRRTNVASNPPRVIKRKTPIPLMNLSNAETQRTSNGKTTEEVDTAYSDAFSGQLLESQQLPVASNDNTPFELGGGDLGFPEAGYPESKDLNFNRELRKTFVVTRDGSPWENFSPDISTGASILTPSSASPRGSEGQQDASVASSPRQVSEATLHRFSGPNYCDKVDVSDQTHLPRKRPYEEVQGHEATCSNGIRAAWSEQSACPFNVRKKKVEKSRHQQSYSPQGYGPQDQELPPHQDDTQTGKVVLDGTHKKSILSLRTSRVAAGTYNEESPQHIAETVDVSPDTWVPKRLPPPSRSKKSNSKKIFSTSSGTTRKNFVAFDNKRMSDVLASDGGMDQCLTSLLLDERPPWETPDVSLRALDMEDHYVPTPKKAVLATVTGLKEPPPNTVNTFTDSGEVGGRTRRTKASVNYKEPSITCKLRRGDRHTDTGLLIAPIYKEKKKKKRTKMANKQRPESSLSLGFLVDESENPV